The following proteins are encoded in a genomic region of bacterium:
- a CDS encoding phosphodiester glycosidase family protein, with the protein MRAFVRRTGYLLFVFAAAAGTFAWLQHRERVFAWGYDLVHRYRENIDGVLAVADAGYWMPLAPGVERRVVRVTRGDRYPLSIYAVRFHPKKIRFGVVAPDKARIDDAPIEELVESARAVAMINGPFFAKDRKAVGLVIAAGKTISGFAPASDDEGVFFVRGGVPHLAHRDNFREHGVTEAVQSGPWLVRNGAPQMDFRNADRVTRRSAVGRDGAGHILFVATDTVISGITLGDLSHLLALPIGQGGFGCVDALNLDGGTSTQLVLRTRDDNHLVRGFVNVPVYLAAFDAGAR; encoded by the coding sequence CGCCGCCGCCGCGGGCACGTTCGCCTGGCTTCAACACCGCGAGCGGGTTTTCGCCTGGGGCTACGACCTTGTGCACCGCTACCGCGAGAACATCGACGGCGTGCTTGCCGTCGCCGACGCGGGGTATTGGATGCCGCTCGCGCCGGGCGTCGAGCGTCGGGTCGTCCGCGTCACCCGGGGAGATCGCTATCCGCTGAGTATTTACGCGGTGCGTTTTCATCCGAAAAAAATCCGCTTTGGCGTCGTCGCGCCGGACAAGGCGCGCATCGACGACGCGCCGATCGAGGAGCTGGTCGAGTCGGCCCGCGCCGTCGCGATGATCAACGGCCCGTTCTTCGCCAAGGATCGCAAGGCCGTGGGGCTGGTGATCGCGGCGGGCAAAACGATCTCCGGATTCGCCCCCGCGAGCGACGACGAAGGCGTTTTTTTCGTGCGCGGCGGCGTCCCCCACCTCGCGCATCGCGACAACTTTCGCGAGCACGGCGTGACCGAGGCGGTGCAGTCCGGGCCGTGGCTCGTTCGCAACGGCGCGCCGCAAATGGATTTCCGCAACGCGGACCGCGTCACGCGGCGATCCGCCGTCGGCCGCGACGGGGCGGGGCATATCCTTTTCGTCGCGACCGACACCGTGATTTCCGGCATCACGCTTGGCGACCTCTCGCACCTGCTGGCCCTTCCGATCGGGCAGGGTGGCTTCGGGTGCGTCGACGCGCTCAACCTGGACGGCGGAACGAGCACGCAGCTTGTGCTCCGCACGCGGGACGACAATCACCTGGTCCGCGGATTCGTCAACGTGCCGGTGTATCTCGCGGCATTCGACGCCGGCGCCCGCTAA
- a CDS encoding Crp/Fnr family transcriptional regulator — protein sequence MEHLEILKNVFIFSGFDLDELARIQALAVEESFAKGAAIFWEGDPPTHVVVVIKGKVKLFKQSRSGKDTILRIVDAGETLGDVAVFDGRPYSSSAKAMTAATILKIPRAEYLDMVKRRTDVTYEIILEFARQIREAQEVIQNLAVERVERRIVHLLLKLGDRAGRADGANRVRIPFALTRQDISEMVGSTVETTIRILSRMTKDGLIETKGRSIILNDINALRSLPDDAL from the coding sequence GTGGAACACCTCGAAATTCTGAAAAACGTGTTCATTTTTTCGGGGTTCGACCTCGACGAGCTGGCCCGCATCCAGGCGCTAGCGGTGGAAGAGAGTTTCGCGAAGGGCGCGGCGATCTTTTGGGAGGGAGATCCGCCGACGCACGTCGTCGTCGTCATCAAGGGCAAGGTCAAGCTCTTCAAGCAATCGCGCTCGGGCAAGGACACGATCCTGCGCATCGTCGACGCCGGCGAGACGCTCGGTGACGTGGCGGTGTTTGACGGCCGGCCGTATTCCAGCTCCGCCAAGGCGATGACCGCCGCGACCATCCTGAAGATCCCGCGCGCGGAATACCTCGACATGGTGAAGCGCCGGACCGATGTCACCTACGAGATCATCCTCGAGTTCGCGCGTCAGATTCGCGAGGCGCAGGAGGTCATCCAGAACCTCGCGGTGGAGCGCGTGGAGCGTCGCATCGTGCACCTGCTTCTCAAGCTGGGCGACCGCGCTGGCCGCGCCGACGGCGCCAACCGCGTGCGGATTCCGTTCGCGCTGACAAGGCAGGACATCTCCGAGATGGTCGGCAGCACCGTGGAGACAACCATCCGCATCCTCTCGCGCATGACCAAGGACGGCCTCATCGAAACGAAAGGCCGATCGATCATCCTGAACGACATCAACGCGCTCCGGTCGTTACCGGACGACGCGCTCTAG
- a CDS encoding response regulator yields MNTTASVLVIDDEPGIRDLLAFELTQENFEVETAESGYAAVEAVKRRKFDLAITDLKMHGMDGVATVEALRKIDPDLEIIVATGFATVETAVACMKRGAYDYIQKPFNLDELKTLLERAMEKSHLQGVVALYEASRAILDTLDTGELVSIVIRLAVSVLKADVAWLVPGDADAVPRTIHFGSEVPEISGAALAALNHLAADSSAPLRVTTTGVADLDFGEIGSGSPTPLSAAINGSDRSLSCAARANRIFSRPNCNAGPFSPIRSRSPSTTRACTRSSPRRSMSWCVRRIGLSARKRPAWRAGWPGMSRTKSTTRCLS; encoded by the coding sequence ATGAATACGACAGCCAGCGTTCTTGTCATTGACGACGAACCCGGAATCCGCGACCTGCTCGCCTTCGAGTTGACGCAGGAAAACTTCGAGGTCGAAACCGCGGAGAGCGGCTATGCCGCCGTCGAGGCCGTCAAGCGCCGGAAGTTCGACCTGGCCATCACCGATCTGAAGATGCACGGGATGGACGGCGTCGCTACCGTGGAGGCGTTGCGCAAGATCGACCCCGATCTCGAGATCATCGTCGCGACGGGATTCGCCACGGTCGAAACGGCCGTCGCGTGCATGAAACGCGGCGCTTACGACTACATCCAGAAGCCGTTCAACCTGGACGAGCTGAAAACGCTGCTCGAACGCGCGATGGAAAAAAGCCATCTGCAAGGCGTCGTCGCGCTGTACGAGGCCAGCCGCGCCATTCTCGATACGCTCGACACCGGCGAACTGGTCTCGATCGTCATCCGGCTCGCGGTTTCGGTTCTGAAGGCCGATGTGGCCTGGCTTGTGCCGGGCGACGCGGACGCCGTGCCGCGAACCATTCATTTCGGAAGCGAGGTCCCGGAAATCTCCGGCGCCGCTCTCGCCGCGCTCAACCACCTGGCCGCCGACTCGTCCGCGCCGCTGCGCGTGACGACGACCGGCGTCGCCGACCTGGATTTCGGCGAAATCGGTTCGGGCTCGCCTACCCCCTTGTCAGCCGCGATCAACGGATCGGATCGCTCGTTGTCGTGCGCCGCGCGAGCCAACCGGATTTTCTCGCGTCCGAACTGCAACGCGGGACCGTTTTCGCCAATCAGATCGCGCTCGCCTTCGACAACGCGCGCCTGTACGAGGAGCTCTCCGAGAAGGTCGATGAGCTGGTGCGTACGCAGGATCGGCTTGTCCGCGCGGAAAAGGCCGGCGTGGCGAGCCGGCTGGCCGGGTATGTCGCGCACGAAATCAACAACCCGCTGCTTGTCGTGA
- a CDS encoding response regulator — MTARRILIADDEAGIRELYRIVLSPLGYEIVAVHDGLAALEALRRQPFDLVVLDMQMPRMDGRETLKNVLEMRTDQKIIIVSGGLCPEQRAQAPAGISDIIYLTKPFVLGDLRKLVADALATSPEKRATA, encoded by the coding sequence ATGACGGCAAGGCGCATCCTGATCGCGGACGACGAAGCCGGTATCCGGGAGCTGTATCGTATCGTCCTTTCGCCGTTGGGGTACGAGATCGTCGCGGTGCACGACGGGCTTGCGGCTCTCGAAGCGCTTCGACGGCAGCCGTTTGACCTTGTCGTCCTCGACATGCAGATGCCGCGCATGGATGGACGCGAGACGTTGAAGAACGTTCTCGAGATGCGCACCGATCAGAAAATCATCATCGTCAGCGGCGGATTGTGCCCGGAACAACGGGCGCAGGCGCCGGCCGGGATTTCCGACATCATCTACCTCACCAAGCCGTTCGTCCTTGGCGATCTCCGCAAACTTGTCGCCGACGCCCTGGCGACATCCCCCGAAAAGCGAGCGACCGCATGA
- a CDS encoding HAMP domain-containing protein translates to MIGKSRLSTPEKKPAGRMSIRWRLLITLGVLIVLGTSVVATATVGIILNGAKIGTSEWFTASKNSLDAVVHEEIEEFHEHSYAMAMDPDFVSAVETGDLEGALDSIRRKAFFLSPDNIWVILPAANQPALTNQPDCENPSQLRRELRLYDRGFFHCGDSLFLGASARSDQGSIIVIGLIVGDAFADDMSRITNTEIAIYDGGRLVATSAKNIAGERVEPGFPAEFLARGLGSPERIFHRLTIRIPDYGGYLESHGAWERGESGFSGFAMIDNLDSEHPETGAKIAFAIPSVFMEIGAWYSAATIVGVAFITAIFVFVATLRNIRKVTRPIVELSRAADAVAGGRTDVEVPVNGASEIALLAESFNSMVRRLADSRAQLVQADKLAAIGQLAGGVAHEINNPLAVIFGFAQVLDRRIAASDPLRMPVDSILREAERCRNLVQELVTFSRTAKKTRDRIDVNEIIERSLILLETRAKSQHVAINREFGADLPHVDANRTQFEQILVNLGTNAFDAMPNGGILILRTLADDSGAVVVEVSDTGTGIESDVVRHVFDPFFTTKEVGKGTGLGLSLVYEIVQQHGGRIDLDTEIGRGTTFRISLPGAPAPAIQGSAA, encoded by the coding sequence ATGATCGGCAAATCAAGGCTTTCGACGCCCGAAAAAAAACCGGCCGGGCGCATGTCCATCCGCTGGCGGCTCCTCATCACCCTCGGCGTCCTTATCGTTTTGGGCACGAGCGTTGTCGCCACGGCGACCGTCGGCATCATCCTCAACGGGGCCAAGATCGGGACAAGCGAGTGGTTCACGGCGTCGAAAAATTCGCTTGACGCGGTCGTGCACGAGGAGATCGAGGAGTTTCACGAACATTCCTATGCGATGGCGATGGACCCGGATTTCGTGAGCGCCGTCGAGACCGGCGACCTTGAGGGAGCGCTCGACAGCATTCGACGCAAGGCCTTTTTTCTGTCGCCCGACAACATTTGGGTGATTCTGCCGGCGGCAAACCAGCCGGCGCTGACCAATCAACCCGATTGCGAAAACCCGTCTCAGTTGCGCCGCGAACTGCGTTTGTATGACCGCGGCTTTTTTCATTGCGGCGATTCGCTGTTCCTCGGTGCGTCGGCCCGAAGCGATCAGGGATCGATCATCGTGATCGGGCTTATCGTCGGCGACGCCTTCGCCGATGACATGTCGCGGATCACCAACACCGAAATCGCGATCTACGATGGCGGACGCCTCGTCGCGACAAGCGCGAAAAACATCGCGGGCGAGCGCGTCGAACCCGGCTTTCCGGCGGAATTTCTTGCGCGCGGCCTCGGCTCTCCGGAACGAATCTTTCACCGCCTGACGATCCGCATCCCGGATTATGGCGGCTATCTGGAGTCCCACGGGGCCTGGGAGCGCGGCGAATCCGGATTTTCGGGCTTCGCCATGATCGACAATCTCGATTCCGAACATCCGGAAACGGGCGCGAAGATCGCCTTCGCGATTCCGTCGGTCTTCATGGAGATCGGCGCGTGGTATTCCGCCGCGACGATCGTCGGTGTCGCCTTTATCACGGCGATCTTCGTTTTTGTGGCGACGTTAAGGAATATCCGCAAGGTGACGCGGCCGATCGTGGAACTGTCGCGGGCGGCGGACGCGGTCGCGGGCGGGCGCACGGATGTCGAGGTTCCGGTCAACGGCGCAAGCGAGATCGCCCTTCTTGCGGAATCCTTCAATTCGATGGTTCGCCGGCTCGCCGACTCCCGCGCCCAGCTCGTCCAGGCCGACAAGCTCGCGGCGATCGGTCAGCTCGCGGGGGGCGTCGCCCATGAGATCAACAATCCCCTGGCCGTCATTTTCGGCTTCGCCCAGGTTCTCGATCGCCGCATCGCGGCGAGCGACCCGCTTCGCATGCCCGTGGACTCCATCCTGCGGGAAGCCGAGCGATGCCGGAATCTCGTCCAGGAACTCGTCACGTTTTCGCGCACGGCGAAAAAGACGCGCGATCGCATCGACGTGAACGAGATCATCGAGCGGTCGCTGATCCTTCTGGAAACCCGCGCCAAATCGCAGCACGTGGCGATAAACCGGGAATTTGGCGCCGACCTGCCACACGTCGACGCCAACCGGACGCAGTTCGAGCAGATTCTCGTCAACCTCGGAACCAACGCGTTTGACGCCATGCCGAACGGCGGGATTCTGATCTTGCGGACGCTCGCGGACGATTCCGGCGCGGTAGTCGTCGAGGTTTCCGACACCGGGACGGGTATCGAGTCCGACGTCGTGCGTCACGTCTTCGATCCCTTTTTCACGACCAAGGAAGTCGGCAAGGGCACCGGCCTTGGCCTTTCCCTCGTTTACGAAATCGTGCAGCAACACGGCGGGCGTATCGACCTCGATACCGAGATCGGACGGGGCACGACATTCCGAATTTCCTTGCCGGGCGCACCGGCACCCGCCATCCAGGGGAGCGCCGCATGA
- a CDS encoding tyrosine-type recombinase/integrase, with the protein MPIRPHAHPRTGLKGYIVDVSRVIDGRLVRRHKVVYGSMRQAKDVEHKLQGELAERLAGHGRAITFATLVEAYRKHAAESKASFEKAESWILDRFEERWGRRVVADIDYDDIEKYRRARKDEKTKHGKKIAPATVNREITVLSAVFTYGVKSGRVRPPHNPCKYVDRLPEASPVHREITDEQLVKLCRGRADHVKRAMLIARFTGLRHSHVLALDWSQITDDGMIYPTATQAASRKAVGRIPIREGLLEVFGPRKASGRVITYKAGKKIRPVPVDSIRKAIQRASKKAGIPFRLHDLRASFHMELLRAGVDDQYRRVVLGWGKDLAFASTVEQRYARITDADLKAALSVLPSCKPIVNAIMQSH; encoded by the coding sequence ATGCCCATCCGTCCCCACGCCCATCCCCGCACCGGCCTGAAGGGCTACATCGTCGACGTCTCCCGCGTCATCGACGGGCGGCTCGTCCGAAGGCACAAGGTCGTTTACGGCTCGATGCGGCAGGCAAAAGACGTCGAGCACAAATTGCAAGGTGAACTCGCCGAGCGGCTTGCCGGCCACGGGCGGGCGATCACCTTCGCGACGCTTGTCGAGGCGTACCGGAAGCACGCGGCCGAATCCAAGGCGAGTTTTGAAAAGGCCGAGAGCTGGATCCTCGATCGCTTCGAGGAGCGGTGGGGGCGCCGGGTCGTCGCGGACATCGATTACGACGACATCGAAAAATACCGGCGCGCGCGCAAGGACGAAAAGACAAAACACGGGAAGAAAATCGCGCCGGCAACGGTGAACCGGGAGATCACGGTCCTGTCCGCGGTGTTCACCTACGGCGTCAAAAGCGGGCGCGTCCGCCCTCCGCACAACCCCTGCAAATACGTGGACCGCCTGCCCGAGGCGTCGCCCGTTCACCGGGAGATCACCGACGAGCAGCTCGTCAAACTTTGCCGCGGCCGCGCCGACCACGTGAAGCGCGCGATGCTCATCGCCCGCTTCACCGGGCTTCGGCACAGCCACGTCCTCGCCCTTGACTGGAGCCAGATCACGGACGACGGGATGATCTACCCGACCGCGACGCAGGCGGCCTCCCGCAAGGCGGTCGGCCGCATTCCCATCCGCGAGGGACTCCTTGAGGTTTTCGGCCCGCGCAAGGCGTCCGGCCGCGTCATCACCTACAAGGCCGGCAAGAAAATCAGGCCGGTGCCCGTCGATTCGATCCGGAAGGCGATCCAGCGCGCCTCGAAAAAAGCCGGCATCCCCTTTCGCCTCCACGATCTGCGCGCTTCCTTCCACATGGAGCTGCTTCGCGCGGGCGTCGATGACCAATACCGCCGCGTCGTTCTCGGCTGGGGGAAGGACCTGGCCTTCGCCTCCACGGTGGAGCAGCGCTACGCCCGCATCACCGACGCCGACCTCAAAGCCGCCCTCTCGGTCCTCCCATCCTGCAAACCTATTGTCAACGCGATTATGCAGTCACATTAG
- a CDS encoding SIR2 family protein, with protein sequence MDRSIIRLAANARPGKKQWILVVGAGVSKDAGIHTAWDLMMEIAAKLYVLKGRTGRPDPDMLEAWFLGSEYAEKSFSELTSEIYSTDAQRRSFLDDYIGGKPAGEAHQLIAELARRGILRAIVTTNFDCCIENALHAKNLKPQVIVSDADVEGCEPLEHCYRVRIYKPHGSLDRGDLLRVTPAELAALPKKMTAELRRRFSEHGVIVLGYAGLDKGLQSIIERRKTNHFPLCWIDPNAPIPSVDEYLTRTNSDCVTGIGAADFLRSFLDAADRLDALAGTLEGQPSVAELRDSTMKLLGSQNHAAIAAKYTNYMKGVAGALEKTRPDFSKYEYEDDAIVAQIESAEEIVASFIEAIIEAVEFGIPQVNDAIYEGFGYILPLCDLPKSFPGGRFSDTDFDGFRFAAWEMFVAFIAALIRFERWEELNRLLSRQIFSDDRRPDPYKHFTEFRSYLRSLDDLRNSRLTGKRQVSVAADTINYRYISGRLARLLSFDDFMEAEFFLFARSAMNEGRLWYPMTLIYLKQSPILLRRAASYAFFKKLLLAIGASSADEFKKKYTEAIGKLERLNFRYLFDYVKLDELGSLP encoded by the coding sequence ATGGACCGCAGCATTATCCGCCTCGCCGCTAATGCTCGCCCGGGCAAAAAGCAGTGGATTCTCGTCGTTGGCGCCGGCGTATCCAAAGACGCCGGTATTCACACCGCGTGGGATCTGATGATGGAAATTGCCGCCAAACTGTACGTCCTAAAGGGCCGAACCGGCCGGCCGGATCCCGATATGCTTGAGGCGTGGTTTTTGGGGAGCGAATATGCCGAAAAATCTTTTTCCGAATTGACGTCGGAGATTTATTCGACGGATGCACAACGCCGAAGTTTTCTCGACGACTACATCGGCGGCAAACCGGCAGGCGAAGCCCATCAATTGATTGCCGAACTCGCGCGACGCGGCATTTTACGAGCGATTGTTACGACCAATTTCGATTGCTGCATCGAGAACGCGTTGCACGCAAAGAATCTGAAACCGCAAGTCATCGTTTCGGACGCGGACGTCGAAGGGTGCGAGCCGCTGGAGCACTGTTATCGCGTTCGTATATACAAACCGCACGGATCACTCGATCGGGGTGATTTGCTCAGGGTAACACCGGCAGAACTCGCGGCCCTCCCCAAAAAAATGACGGCGGAGTTGCGACGACGCTTTAGCGAGCACGGCGTAATCGTCCTTGGCTACGCGGGCCTTGATAAGGGACTTCAGTCGATCATAGAGAGACGCAAGACGAATCACTTTCCGCTCTGCTGGATCGACCCAAATGCCCCAATTCCGAGCGTCGACGAATATCTCACTCGCACCAATTCTGATTGTGTCACGGGTATCGGAGCCGCCGACTTTCTGCGTTCGTTTTTGGACGCGGCTGATCGCTTGGATGCACTTGCCGGGACGCTTGAGGGACAGCCGTCCGTCGCCGAATTGCGCGATTCAACAATGAAACTGTTGGGCTCTCAAAACCACGCAGCAATCGCCGCAAAATACACGAATTATATGAAAGGAGTTGCTGGCGCGCTCGAAAAGACGCGCCCCGACTTTTCGAAATACGAATATGAGGATGATGCGATTGTTGCGCAAATCGAATCAGCCGAGGAAATCGTGGCGTCTTTTATCGAAGCGATCATCGAAGCCGTCGAGTTCGGAATTCCGCAAGTCAATGACGCGATATATGAGGGATTTGGTTACATTCTGCCATTGTGCGATCTGCCAAAGAGTTTTCCAGGAGGAAGATTCTCAGACACCGACTTCGACGGATTCCGGTTTGCTGCGTGGGAAATGTTTGTTGCATTCATTGCGGCTTTAATTCGATTCGAGCGATGGGAAGAATTAAATCGCTTGCTATCTCGTCAAATTTTTTCCGACGATAGACGCCCCGACCCGTATAAGCATTTTACGGAATTTCGATCTTACCTTCGTTCGCTCGACGACCTTCGCAATTCAAGATTGACTGGAAAGCGTCAGGTCTCCGTAGCTGCAGATACGATAAATTATCGATACATAAGCGGCCGCTTGGCACGATTACTTTCATTTGATGATTTCATGGAGGCAGAATTTTTTCTATTTGCGCGATCGGCCATGAACGAAGGTCGATTGTGGTACCCAATGACGCTCATTTATTTAAAACAGTCGCCAATTTTATTGCGCCGCGCCGCGAGTTACGCTTTTTTTAAGAAGCTGCTTCTTGCAATCGGAGCGTCAAGCGCTGATGAATTTAAAAAGAAGTATACCGAGGCTATCGGCAAACTCGAACGACTCAATTTTCGATACTTATTCGATTATGTTAAACTTGATGAGCTTGGCTCCTTGCCATAG
- a CDS encoding ImmA/IrrE family metallo-endopeptidase, with translation MPRVTARVVEEIANNLVREHGTENPNKLADRLGLVVRFRRDNNRQFGGALVDTGKGTEIHVNAKSSRERRQFVIAHEILEHLVRLRGFTVTHEDEKLFDRGAAALLIPRPKFQRLVRAGADLFELKKAFPEASHEALARRLLHFRDDLVITVVDNGRVKWRMGPKQSDRSDLALTNAEYLALGRAYLGESKVTVARAGKAVEAYRIPPAGAAEVLRIVLITTEQ, from the coding sequence ATGCCGCGCGTGACGGCCCGCGTCGTCGAGGAGATCGCCAACAACCTGGTCCGCGAGCACGGGACAGAGAACCCGAACAAGCTCGCCGACCGCCTGGGCCTTGTCGTCCGATTTCGCCGCGACAACAACCGGCAGTTCGGCGGGGCGCTCGTCGACACCGGCAAGGGGACGGAGATCCACGTCAACGCGAAATCCAGCCGCGAGCGCCGGCAGTTTGTCATCGCGCACGAGATCCTGGAGCACCTGGTCCGCCTGCGGGGCTTCACCGTCACGCACGAGGACGAAAAGCTCTTTGACCGCGGCGCGGCGGCCCTTCTCATCCCGCGCCCGAAATTCCAGCGCCTGGTCCGCGCCGGCGCCGACCTCTTCGAACTCAAAAAAGCCTTTCCCGAGGCAAGCCATGAGGCCCTGGCCCGCCGCCTGCTCCACTTCCGCGACGACCTCGTCATCACCGTCGTCGACAACGGCCGGGTGAAATGGCGGATGGGGCCCAAGCAGTCCGACCGCTCGGACCTCGCCCTGACCAACGCCGAATACCTCGCCCTCGGCCGCGCCTACCTGGGGGAGTCCAAAGTCACCGTCGCCCGCGCGGGAAAGGCGGTGGAGGCGTACCGGATACCGCCGGCTGGGGCGGCGGAGGTGTTGCGGATTGTGCTTATAACAACGGAGCAGTAA
- a CDS encoding helix-turn-helix domain-containing protein encodes MAKAMDVHYGTISRAEREDAPGPSLELVRKMAEAIKEDPDYWELVYEYEALEEGRAKQVIGKELGHLQKSAGAAKAPPAREQSRYPEVEAYIAERRRHLQADEVAFLRNLLFQAKKITPFLLDSFLATYRMGKNL; translated from the coding sequence ATGGCAAAAGCCATGGACGTTCATTACGGGACGATCTCCCGCGCCGAACGCGAAGACGCGCCCGGGCCGTCGCTTGAGCTGGTGCGCAAGATGGCCGAGGCGATAAAAGAAGACCCGGATTATTGGGAGCTGGTTTACGAATACGAGGCCCTGGAGGAAGGCCGCGCGAAGCAGGTCATCGGCAAGGAACTGGGGCATCTGCAAAAATCGGCCGGGGCCGCGAAAGCCCCGCCCGCGCGCGAGCAGTCCCGCTACCCGGAGGTCGAGGCCTACATCGCCGAGCGCAGGCGGCATCTTCAGGCCGACGAGGTCGCGTTTCTTCGCAACCTGCTTTTTCAGGCCAAGAAGATCACGCCGTTTCTGCTGGATTCCTTTCTGGCGACGTACCGGATGGGGAAAAACCTGTGA
- a CDS encoding helix-turn-helix transcriptional regulator, which yields MEDISYHGGRARETFFEKESKNFLTGKAMLCLDRPMPETNPFDFENLARLREEREMSMEDVLHGLSHAGCRISRPTYADIESGKTVPRLDVVDALVRVFDVPRDFFWPETEQSGDVSHDGSDDHARSA from the coding sequence ATGGAAGACATTTCCTACCACGGGGGGCGGGCGCGGGAAACCTTTTTTGAGAAAGAATCAAAAAACTTCTTGACAGGCAAAGCAATGCTGTGCTTAGATCGGCCCATGCCCGAAACCAACCCCTTCGATTTTGAAAATCTGGCGCGGCTGCGCGAGGAGCGCGAGATGTCCATGGAGGACGTGCTCCACGGCCTGTCCCACGCGGGCTGCCGCATCTCCCGCCCCACGTACGCCGATATCGAATCCGGCAAGACCGTGCCGCGCCTGGACGTGGTCGACGCCCTTGTCCGCGTGTTCGACGTTCCGCGCGATTTTTTTTGGCCCGAGACAGAGCAGAGCGGTGATGTGTCGCATGACGGAAGCGACGACCATGCGAGGAGCGCCTGA
- a CDS encoding helix-turn-helix domain-containing protein, whose translation MAARRPVAIPKRGYTVEQAAHYLGVGKSEVYGAIERGELRHRRTAKEFDPERFTRGRRGKGRILIDVRDLDAFFERFPVYGGEAKSSRAVGQ comes from the coding sequence ATGGCCGCCCGCCGTCCCGTCGCGATCCCCAAGCGGGGCTACACGGTCGAGCAGGCCGCGCACTACCTCGGCGTCGGCAAGTCCGAGGTCTACGGAGCGATCGAGCGCGGGGAGCTGCGCCACCGGCGGACGGCAAAGGAATTCGACCCCGAACGCTTCACGCGGGGCCGGCGCGGGAAGGGGCGGATCCTCATCGACGTGCGCGACCTGGACGCCTTTTTTGAACGATTTCCCGTCTACGGCGGCGAGGCCAAAAGCTCGCGCGCGGTGGGCCAATGA
- a CDS encoding phage regulatory CII family protein: MTHDRKIRKTLSDSYAGAFPHEDRRAFYQTLQDAIHTHPALSMAQIADRAGKGVSTLYNELNPDVENAKLGVDTWRAILRATGDLSTLGIVAAENGCALLDLRGIDAGPEELVEHLSASVREFGEVIETYGRAVSARGKGGVGITPEEAKAFDTEALQAIAAIETFRRAMLARAGVLHIADAKGAKDKDGARG, from the coding sequence GTGACGCACGACAGGAAAATCAGAAAAACGCTCTCGGATTCTTACGCGGGCGCATTTCCCCACGAGGACCGGCGCGCGTTCTACCAGACGCTGCAGGACGCCATCCACACGCACCCCGCGCTTTCCATGGCGCAGATCGCCGACCGGGCGGGCAAGGGCGTTTCCACGCTCTACAATGAGCTGAACCCGGACGTGGAAAACGCGAAGCTCGGCGTGGACACCTGGCGCGCGATCCTCCGCGCGACGGGCGATCTTTCCACGCTTGGCATCGTCGCCGCGGAAAACGGCTGCGCGCTCCTTGACCTGCGCGGGATCGACGCCGGCCCCGAGGAGCTTGTCGAGCACCTGTCCGCCTCCGTCCGCGAGTTCGGGGAGGTCATCGAGACCTACGGCCGCGCCGTCTCCGCGCGGGGCAAGGGCGGCGTCGGAATCACCCCCGAGGAGGCCAAGGCGTTCGACACGGAGGCCCTTCAGGCGATCGCCGCCATCGAGACCTTTCGCCGCGCCATGCTCGCGCGCGCGGGCGTCTTGCACATCGCCGATGCGAAAGGCGCGAAGGACAAGGACGGCGCCCGTGGCTGA